In Lycium ferocissimum isolate CSIRO_LF1 chromosome 3, AGI_CSIRO_Lferr_CH_V1, whole genome shotgun sequence, the genomic window ttgtgatGGGTTTTTGTCATTATAGCGAGAGAGAACACCGCAAGAAGATTCtgaaaaatattgagaaagtatACCATGAACTTCAAGAACAGGGCATGTCAATATTATGAGTGGGGGAACACTTCTTTTCTCTCTAATTTTCTATCGTttcttctttgattttcttcaaTAAGTTGGGACATGATTTTTTATCCTTTAACACAGAAAAAAATGCACTAACCTCATATGCAAGTGTTCGAGCTATCTTCTTTCCCGATCCAGGGGGGCCATGTGGAAAAATTTCTTCTCCGTAACCTATCTCAATATCTTTTATAGCAACAAATTAAATGTTACATTTCAAGTTCCCGAAAgtacatataataataataatatatataataaaacttCCATGAAAAAAATGTCTAATACATCAATAAAACAAGAAACTCGAGCCAAGGTAACCATAAGAATGAACAAATAAATACAGCAAGAAGAAGTAACACAGCAAGAAGAAGTAACAAATGTATTGTAGTTCAGAATTTCAAGAATAACCATTGACTGACGAACAAACAAATAGCAGGGATGGAGTTCTCTTTTACAAGAATAACCATTTTTTTGGCAAGTAAGAATTTTATTTACCAAAGTGAGAATTTACAGAATAAAAAATTATCAGAATTGGACAACCCCAATCGGATAGCACCTAACCATCCTATACATGAGAGCATCTAGCAACCAGTAGGACAACAAGGGGTAGAAATCTAAACTTTAAACGCACTATCAAGTCTACTATGCTTCGAGCCATAATAATGGACTTCCCGAGTTGTGATCCTCATGCATTTGCAGATTGCAGCACGCCTCTGTTTCTGAAATAACCTTTTGTTTCTTTCCAGCCAAACTGTGAAAACACTGCATGCCAAAGACATCCTAAAAATAACACCGACAACACTTTTGCCTCTTGCATGGGTTTGTGCCCAAGATATTTCATCAGTCCAGCGCATAGTCCTTCTACTTATTCCTTGTCAATTGAGCACCTTTTTCTATAAAGTAGCAGAGTAGGGGAGTTTAAAGAATATATAATCAGCCGAGTCGTCTCCCTCTCACACTAAGAACACTTCAAATCATTCAAATCCATTCATTTTGTCATCCTATTCTTAGTGAGCAGTCTGTAATTGAGAAGAAGGTATAGAATAAAGCACCATTTAGATGCCCCTAAGTTGTTGCAAGTAGATTCCTCCATTGTACTTTAGGAAAGTCACCCCAGCTTCTTGTATAAACCATTTATAGTGAAAGAGGTCATTTAACTGACTTCTGCTTCAGAGTAACCGTCAGCAGTAAATGTCTCTTTTGCCTTGAGGATATTTCGCACAAGCCTTGATGCTTGTGACAATTGCACATCCCTAAAATAACCATTACTTATAATTagtgaattaaataaatagaaggTAAAAGTGATGTTTCTTATTTCCAAGAAAATTCATTAGTACTTCTAATTAATGAATAAATAAGCCGCAGGAGAGAATAGCAAAGGAATTCCCTTTCCAAGAATAACCATTGAGTACTCCTATTTAATGAACAAATTCACAGCAAATAGCAGTTCACGTTTTCAAGGATAACCATTACTCCTATTGATCCTCATAAGTACGGTACATATAATGAATCTTCCAAGACGAAACCCCACCAAGGTAACTACACGAATGCACAGATAAAGAGGGAATACATCGGAATCCCCTGAAGTTAGACACCTTTTTtcaaaaagacatttaaatttTGCGGGGTCTTATTATCCCCCTAAACAACTTTGAACTGATATAATTATCTCTTTTTTCGTCCAATCCCAATTTTTAACAAGTAGGTGTTAACCATGCGCCAATCCCCATTTGACACGTGTTATTTTAGTTAAAAttacattttcttttcattttttgtttttgtttacactatttcattttctctttctaATTTTTAAAACCCCAACCCacatgttcttcttcttcagctATGCTCCCtcatattttctctttcttcttctttattctaccccctcccccccaaatACCACCCCCAACCCCGATAATAAGACGAAGTGTTTGTTGAGTAGTTGATAACTAAAATCACGGAATGTATGATCATGAAcccatttgaaaaccaatcatgaAGGTGCTTTTTCTTTAGTTTTTCATTAGAAAAAAGGGCAGAAAATAATACCACAGAGAAAAACTTCAGAAAATGAGTCGTTTTTCAATTTCTACTGTATTGTTCCTTACAGTTCTCCATGTTCTGCTCTTGCGTGCGCATTCAACTATACATAccgtttttcttttcttgagtaAATTTAAATAGTTGGAAATTACATCAAGTAATTTATCTCtttttcatgtaattttatttagcacaaTTATAAATGAAGGTTTTGAAAAGAATCAATGAATTTCCCATAATTTAGAAGGGGTTGGGCTGAAACTCGAATAAAAGAGCTAGATCTTGCCTCTATTAATCTTAAAATCTAATGGGTTTTGcagaattgtttgaaatgtaaggaaatttttttaataagatttcggaattgaagaaaaagttgaagcGGCAATAGTAAAAAGAGGGTGGTCAGAGTTGTGGCAGAAATAATGGCATTGAAAGTGGCGGGTGGTGTGGCAGAGATGctttatgaagaagaaagaagaaagaaaagaatgcaCCAGCCTCATTTGCCATTGCTCGGGCTATCAACTTCTTTCCCGACCTAGGAGGTCCATAAAGAATTCCTTGGACCAATTTCTCCAGACCAATAGATTTGAGGACTTTAAAAAGCCTTAATATAAGCTCAACAAGGAAGCGTATCTCAGCCATTTGCCTAATGCCAATGCCGCCAACATCTCCATAACCTAAATGTTACATTGAAAagaaatttactttttttttttaaatcatcaGTACCATTTAAGGTAAACCTCTATATATTTTGGAAACATAGTCTGcatcaattttaaaacttaacAACAGTGTGCTTCTTGTATGATCAACTGCAAGTATGGAGAATTTCTGGCTATGAAAGAACTCAAGAGCACCAACAGCATCATCATCTAGACGGAGTTTCACCAATAAGAGATACAAACCCCacatttttgcaaatttaagATCCGAACGAACCATCAAAGCTACAACGCTACGTCTCTTGAATTGCTTCAATACAACAATAGCAGATATGCAGAGGTACTTGGGATTGGAGAATGGAAACCATCCCTCCTCAAACCAACCCTCTTCCACAAGGTCATTGAAAAGAAATTTACTCCTATAATGAATCAAACCTCATAAACAGTTAAAGCTAGGTAACAATAAAATCATCTTGAACTTATGTCAATCAACTACTAGACCTTTTTCTCACATGTTATATCTAAACctaatcaaaaaaatatttttcaaattagatGAGATCGAGAGAGACGAACTCTCAGCTCTAGTTCACTGGACACGGGCAATCAGCTACTCGTCATCTGCTTTATTGTCACTTGCTAAAGTTATTGTCTGTCATTCATTAATGGATTAAAGTTGTTGGGAAAACCagtacaataataaataatattattcaTTTTGCAAACTGATAGTattgaaaatataatattactataatagtattttaaataaaaacactagtaaaataaataatactactgtcacgccccgaaccatggcctggatGTAACACGGAACTCgctgccttactgcatgtgattgagcgaatcacatggcttgccgaatcatcatgaggcacaacatgagcggaaatataaatgaatgcatgatgagcctttataaaacgtaaaaaaaagtcataatacttaataaaaatacttgtttaaacatgagtgcggaaataacatgaacgagccaaaaatggctatacgactctgaaagtctgacataacataactgacttgtctagtctatgaaacctctatcataaGTCTGACTGTAAAACATACTTGATGGGACAAGGCCCTCAACATACCTTAAATGCAtagctaatcataaaataaagagttaaCTAAACCCCGagtgagatggggctcaccaataagctgacgAGCAATATCCTACAAGTAAATCTGTTGCCCTGTGAATcaatacctgcatcgtgaaatgcaggtcccccgggcaataaaaggggacgtcagcacattgaatgtactggcaGTAAAgtaactgaatgaaataaacgtgGGACATGaagtaataaagataagaactgaacgtgaaactgaaacctggtcatgagcatgaacatgaatacgtatataatataaaacatgagtaaaacatggtaagttgggagagcatttcataaaccgacaacatgatatcaccacatgagtacgtggagtctggtacctcgccgaACTAGCAGAGACCCTATACCTTCCAGGGTATAAGGTGTTAACatgcctgatggatccatttagtgtaaaattaaggaatcatcctaactgggcggagcgatccttgtcctatggtggctacgtagtttcaggctatctgagccttcttggtaattcgtgcaactcctaaaacacatgaacatgatataattggctaagaagcccatgattttcataaattaacttgtactttacttgtaatcatgatttcatgacaataacttgtaaacatggtttcataaaataatttgtatttagcatgtatgtatcttgtatcatggcatgaaagtaattatataatatagttgcatgaaaactgttacatctcgaaaattttgaattttgttgccttgtgagtaggctaaggtgagcttaaggtgattatgaaacccttatgagattaaggaaagtattagatagcttaaggtgcatactataagatttcgagtcatatgaatatgtgaagtttagtttgttgaaggaagtgaaatgtaagtcgtgttcggaaaggttctCGCTATAATCAGGCTAatgtttatttagaaatatcttgaggggctgctataggacctattttatggttaataaagtgttatataagtgccaagaaggttccacaaggattggaagtcaaacgagtcgacgagaatgaaattCGAAAATTCCcagttgtacggccatttgtacgaaccgtataaattatacggcccgtataatggtccataGATTGCTTCCAGAGAAGGGTGCAACCTGGTAAGATTATACGGTCTAattatacggacagtataaattatacggcccgtataattggccgtataatcgggtcgggtcagaattttctttttataagcaTGGACGACCCtcactttattttcatttcccacatttcttccaACTCTCCAAGGCTCCAAAACCCTTTTCCCAACATAtttcactcaaacccaagagattacaaagatcaaatagcaagaatcaaagtgttcatgtgttagaaggcttcctagggttggtagatttcaagatatacttgggcattgtagctagggtttttgcacaagttgataactgctccaaagcttgttcctatgGGATAAAAATCttagtttccatgcttatttcatgttattgagaatgcttggttgtagcaaaacttgggtagaagaagaaagtagaaaatgaagtctaaatgtagtttttatgatgtttttgagtagtaagctaacttaagttgtgattcttagtatgatatggatgtAATCTCATTATGggaggtaataatggtgatgaggaagcgttgtatgaaaatgtgcaaaagtTGGTATGAGgttgctagtatgagttgaatatgagagtgaatattgaaggcttaatgtaatgtgattacttgattatgatattgtggatgtttgggagttgtattGTAGTATAGTGGAAGTCGAtggaataggggaaatgctgcccaattttcgttagatcatgaattattctagtttggatttaagagtatcattaaggcttaactatggtatgaatccttctaaatgtagattattcaagcttcgacggtgaatgctaaatagttaagaagatgACGAGGTATGGAAGGCTAACCTTCTtctattaaggcatggttcctttgatatatatatatatatatatatatatatatatatatatatatatatatatatatatatatcctttcattagttccataatgtcttccaaatgacactatctctaagattaccaaagctcatgattctcgatactttcatgatAATATTACCTCCCCTATATGATAGTTGACCCTCTAAGGATAAATGTAACCAAAATGACAATGGTAATGaagttgatgatacttatggacttctATGTATACGtttctaagtatgtatgactattaagtaacaccgagcttatatggccgggtatgatacttaTCGCGCGCACCTCTGggattgggtacggataacaccgagcatTGGTAGAGccggtatgtataatcaccgagccttgtcgtATGTGAAATACCGAACCTTTATGGTCGGTATAATATGGATACGattatgaatacgaatatggatacgaatacgagtacgaatacgaatatgtatatatatatatatatatatatatatatatatatatatatatatatatatatatatatatatatgcattagaaaaggaaggtccctatgagagacaagtaagtaaatatgatgatggccactaaaggtacaaatggctctattacctcctgattcttctatcttatgctcctactatgatgttgattatgctttacatacttagtacgtTATTTGTACTAacatccttttatttgtggacgctgcgtcatgcccgcaggtggacagggagataggcTTGATCTatagatttcttattcagggactgcatagaggagctccatttcatccggagctacagcttttgggtattattcttttgtgtacatacatatgggcatggcggggtcctgtcccgcctatatgatgttacatactcttcttagaggttcgtagacagttgtgtatggtgagatgtcttgtagccttgtcggctcacatttagtatattattttgttagcctcgtcggcttgtgtatatggatatgggcatgcTTGTTGATGATGGTATAAATGTGTCATTGCCCGATGTGATTAGTATTTTTGATGTATTGGAATCATGAGTAGGCcacgtggctcacctagatgttaAGTTGATGGTACGATAAGAGGCGTCTGGGTGGATAgcactgggtgcccgtcatggccctccggttgggtcgtgacaaaaacttGTAGAtagtaggatattcatgaaataatcatttttagttaaaaacacgcatgcaagaacccatgaaatacaagatatgggttttcatggattacggactgattctcgataatcatatggagttattaagaacacaatgatagaataatagcaattcatacataatataatcatggacatggacctagggttgtcATGAGTATGGTATAGAAAACCTAGTTTTCGTAAGGATTCATATTTTATGGATtaagaggcgtggggaagaacaatgatgttccacacgtagatagcaaacctacatacctggtaatgctccaaacttgtatAAAAAATTTGTTCTTGAAAGAAGAATCGTAAAGCCTAGTCTTGAACTCCCTTTAattggattttcttgaaaaccctaggttaagaatgatgaatttcTTGATTAGAATCCatggatacatgttagaattgacttagaaggcttagaataggcttaccttggtgttcttaaTGATGAGAGAAAGTAGGAGGTCGTTgcagggcttgaaggaatgaaaaaaacGATTTGGAtcaactgatatggacgaatatatactgttctgggTCGTAAAATTACATGGTCAttaaatacggtccgtattttaaTATATGGGCGGTATTTCGGATCGTATTTTTTGGACTGCTATGTGACTCtttagtaaaatgaccataactcttTGTACAGATGTCCGCTTGACCTCCTTAATATATCGTtgaaaagatatttcaaagctctacaacttttatcaggaagttttcccaaattgccAAATAATAAAGGGTTTATGATTGGTGGAATTAAGACCTCctacaaactcacttgaaaacatgcctCCTAGAGTGGCTTCTAACTTTGTTTTGCCCAAAGAttcttcttatgacttgattagttttcaaaacacttcctatatCTCCCATATTGGTTCCATTTTCTCCCCTATATTACGCGTTAAACCTTAGCCCGAAGATCCGAGATGCTACAACTACGATAatatatttggtaaatatgacttGAGTCGTGTTAGGCACTGTCCTAAGAAACTATTTCAGCAATATGAAATGTTTCTCCAAGATTAAATAAGCCCTTCTCTAATTAATTAGAGGATACAAGAATCagcaaaattaaataatagtacCAGCAAATTTTAAAAGACAAAATAcaacaaacaaaaagataatTGAACTAAAAAAAGGAGCTATTTAAAGGAGGGGGACCGTACATATATGAAAAGGGAAAGAAGGTTTAGGATTGTTTTGCTGGAGGAAATGTGAGCCTATTTATAGGCTTAAAGGTTGAAGATTTTCTTGACAAGTGTTAGGTAAGGTGTCAAAACATTTTCATGCAATTTGCCACACAATATTGACTTGCCACTTCTCCAAGTAATTAGGCACATTTGTCataaaaatctttaaaataCTACTACAAAAGGTACTCTTCATGGAGTCGATAACCAATTCATAGATATTGCAATCTTCCTCTAGTTGTAACAGAAAGTAACTAGACTATTACATGTATTTGCAATCCAATCCGTTGGatgttatgtataaaatttaatttactaataatataaaaaagtgaGTAGTTTAATCAAAAATCtaaaatattttactataaGAAAGTAggcaatttttctttcttttcttttgattaggatttttttttctacaaacTTCAATTATTGTCtaagcaaaaataaaatcatagaATTCACTACTTATTAAAAAATTTGGTGCCTCAAATTTTTGGGGGCTTAAAGCAAAGGCTCTACTAGCCTCTCCTTTAGCCACCCCTGATCACTATTACGTCTAGAATGCAATGGAGAAGTTTACCTagggaagaaggaaaaaaaccaTGGGCATGCTTAACCAACTTAGTTTTTATTCTCAGCTCCCTGAGCAATTAAATTCATTACACCGAAAGTTTATCAAATAATGGCATTATAATTCATGAGAAATGCCAAAGGAATATCATATGTACAACCATAGATTACTTAATTTGTATGTACAATAAATACTGTGAATCTTTTGACTAGAAACAATAATCTTATTAAAACTCCAACATATAATATCTTTTCTTTATTGTGTCATATATATTATgtacatctactatatatatccCCTAAAAAAGCATAACACCAACACCCTATTTAAAAATCagtataaataataattgtaGTACAAAGAGATCAACTCTAGTAAACTTTTTCCTGCAGTGCAATGTGGTGAGACTTTTTCAACATTGCTGAATTTGACATTTTTGCAAATAGCCTTTGAAGTTCCACTTTCCCCTACCAAATTTATATTCTGCATTACAATTCCTTCACATGGGAAGCTCTTGCTGCAATTAAAATTTATGGCCACATTTGTTGCGCTTGAGCCCTTGATGTTCTGATACACCACATTTTTCACGTGAACGGCCGAACTCTGGGTCAAGtgacaaatataaaaaatattccaaGTTATATATACCGGcagcgtaaaaaaaaaaattatattgtcgATGTCTTTAACATGTGACATCAAACTAATTAATAGAGTACTGTTTTTGCCACATTATTAGTTACACATATATAGGCATTTACTTGCAATTACTATTAATGTATGAACTTAAATTCATATGAAAATAAGACTATTACCTGTTCTTTACACGGTCCTTCTTTATCACAATAGTTTTGGTCTATGATTATGGGGTTCTTCACTCCTTGcattttcacattttgaaatACGATGTTGCTTGCACTTCCAGATCCCCCCTGCATAAACCACACATTATATTATCATGATTTAGATGTCAACTATCTAATCAATAACTCTTCTTCCAAATCAAAATTCACATAACTAATTATTACATAATTATCCTAAGTGTCTTTTGAGATAGATGTTATCATTTTATTTGCATTAAGAATCTAAAGCatggatttttctttttgtttactGTTTTAGTCCCAATTTGCTCTTAATGGTTAAAAGTTTGGTTCAACCATGATCTCGTTTTTAGTGACTGAAGGCGATTTTAGGCCAAAATTATAACGGTAAGGATATGGATGAATTAATAAAATTTCTAACTGAGCGTAAAGTTAAACCTTTTCACATAGTATGAGTGCAAATCTGGTCATCTTTTTCCTATATAAGATAGAAAGTTAGTATAAGACATACCTGCCAAGTCTTTATCCTAAGTCCATTTGTAGTACCAGAAAGCTTGGCTCCCCTCACAGTAACATCAGACACGTGAGCTTCTGAATGTCCAGATCCTAAGCTTCCAATACTAATCGAATcacagacaaaaaaaaaaaaaaaaaaggaaacaaatgcgAATTACGCAAAAGATTATAGGTattaattacaaaatatattaatttgaaaaggtaattatattaaaaaaaaaaaatactataatcTAACAGTGACAATAATCACTAGAAGAAACTGAATTTTACTCTTTCAAAATAGAGAAATACCTTATACCATGACCTGGACCACAAGTAATATCTGTGGCCCGCACCTTATGGGATCCACTGTCTATTGAAATACAATCATcacctaaatatatatatatccagcaaaaaaatatcattcaaattattaaagttaATTTGTTCACAAAAGAAAATTAGCATCTTTTGCTAAATTGGttagataaaaattaaataaacctGTTCCAATACTAGAGTGAGacatttggatattttgagTATTTGCTACATGGATTCCATCAGTGTTAGGGCTATCTCCTGGAGCAGTGACAATCAAATTTGAAGCTTCAACATTAGTGCATCTCTCAAATGAGACATGAATTTGTTGCGCATTTTTGATCTTAAGGTGCTTCACTTTCAACTTCTTGCAATTGTAGAAGGTTAAGGCCTGTAAATTAAACAGTTTCAGTTTTAATTAACTAGAAACTAGATAAATAATTGCTCGACCATTAACCAGAGGTCTCGTGTTCGAGCCCTAGGAATGGAGACACTTTTGGTGGAAAGCGCTTCTCCCTTAAATAGCTTACGCAAGAGTCCTGATTAGCTTCCCCCAAAGCAGGTACCAGACACCCAAGACCGGAGCTAGGGGAAGATCATAATATATGTGAAAATCTTGCTTCCACTACAAGAAATTAAGAAGACATTtgccaacaaaattattttttttgccatAGATagactattgttgcaaaaagtatttttgacaACAacattgtttttgttgttgcataaacttttcccatcggctgttattgcaacgacatgcaacaacttttttgttgttgccaaaagtactttttgcaacaacaGTCAATattatggcaacaaaaaaaagttcACTTTTAAAAGATTCACCAtatatgccaacaataaaactaagttgttgccaaatattaaattttgccaactatattaattttgttgccaaaagagCTGTTTTCATTTCTTACTTTCTTGTTGTGTTCCACCTCTGCTGAGACAGTGAgtggaaaacccaaaaaaaaaaaattaaaaattgaactACTCATATCACAATTCCAAATCAAATGAACATACCGTTGGTGCAATCTTGCATGGCTGCATTGGGGAGAAATAAGTAACAATCAGTACAAGGCAATTGATGATCTTCTAAATAGAAAAGTTGCTTTGAAATTTAAATTAAGTAGATATTGTTGATTTTTCAATATGTTGTTGGACTCATGTCAGATCCTCTAAAAATACTTTTAGAGGATTTGACACACACCCATTAGCATTTTCAATGAGTTTGACCAGCATAACATAAAATTAAGCAAGTTTAATTACCAGTGATTTATTGATTTTGCAAGAATTTTGCCACCATATTTTCCCATTGCCATTGATAATTCCTCCTCCTTCAACAACTAAGTTTTGAACATTATTAAAAAGAATCCAATGGTTTCTATCTTTCCTGTAGTCCGAAGTTTTATCAGATGCTTTTAACGATCCAAAAACCTgcatattaattaaaataaaataaaaaaggaaaaaaaacccAACAAACTAAATTCCTATATGCAGaatcctctttttcttttcactacTAAGAAACGCAAATTTCTGTCGGAATTTATTGAAAATTGCCGAAATGAAATTTTCGTCAAAAATCTCATATTTCCGACAGCATTCTCACGTGGATATTCGTCGGAAATAAATTCACGCTTTTAAAGTAGTGTTTTTCCTGCtataaaaaattaatgaccaATTAATCTGACCTGCATTGAAATGGAAGACTTGCATGGACCTGAAAATGTGATTTGCTTGAGAAGATAAGTCTTGTTGCGGTGAACAACAAAACGCACAGGTGTTTTGGATGAACATGCTTCTTTCCAAGCTTTCTCAAATGCCTGAAAGATCATTCCACAcgataagaaaattattttctgaaaaataaatacatataagaAATTAGTAATATTATTAGCAAATTGGAGAGTGTTTTGATGAAATTTCTGAGCACTAAATGTCAATAATAATGTCGATTTCGTAATTATAGCAAGCATTAAGAATTAAGAGTATAGTCAAAGGTCAAGAATATGAAGAAAGTCATTTTCtacattttgaaagaaaatgtttccTTTTGGTAACTAAacaccaaaaaataatttcctcaTTGTcgtgaaaaataacttttgtcGTTCCAAACAACACGCCGTAATATTTCGCTAGCCATATTTTCATCTTCATACTCCAATATTTAAAGAACTTACCATAGTGTCGTCTGTATCTCCATCACCCTTAGCTCCAAAGCTACGTACATCAATTAATGCAACCTCATTAGCAACCTCTTCAACATTATCATTGAAACCATGAATTTGATCTTGATTAATGTTGTTGCCTTCTGTAATGGTGTCCAAATAAGAAGGATAAGCTTGAAAGTCATGGCCAAATTCTTGTTCTAGATTTTTACGAGCTTGTGTGGATAAATCATCATCAGCATCACATTCATGGGGGCTACTTCTACAAGTTGAAATTGATACAACCaaaagaataattagaatgatcCTTTGGATAGACATGATATATTGCTATATGGTATGCTTTTTAATTTGTCTGttgaaaaaatgaattatgacaAAGATTGTTATGGAGGGAAGTATGGAAAAAGGTTAGTATGATGAGAGGGTATGGAAGTGATTGTAGGATATGGGAAGTTATGTCTATTTATAGATTTTAGGGGGGTTTGAATTGATCATTGTTTGTTGGATTATTTCAATACggcatttatgtatatattttggatgAGA contains:
- the LOC132049241 gene encoding polygalacturonase-2-like; amino-acid sequence: MSIQRIILIILLVVSISTCRSSPHECDADDDLSTQARKNLEQEFGHDFQAYPSYLDTITEGNNINQDQIHGFNDNVEEVANEVALIDVRSFGAKGDGDTDDTMAFEKAWKEACSSKTPVRFVVHRNKTYLLKQITFSGPCKSSISMQVFGSLKASDKTSDYRKDRNHWILFNNVQNLVVEGGGIINGNGKIWWQNSCKINKSLPCKIAPTALTFYNCKKLKVKHLKIKNAQQIHVSFERCTNVEASNLIVTAPGDSPNTDGIHVANTQNIQMSHSSIGTGDDCISIDSGSHKVRATDITCGPGHGISIGSLGSGHSEAHVSDVTVRGAKLSGTTNGLRIKTWQGGSGSASNIVFQNVKMQGVKNPIIIDQNYCDKEGPCKEQSSAVHVKNVVYQNIKGSSATNVAINFNCSKSFPCEGIVMQNINLVGESGTSKAICKNVKFSNVEKVSPHCTAGKSLLELISLYYNYYLY